Proteins encoded within one genomic window of Couchioplanes caeruleus:
- a CDS encoding cupin-like domain-containing protein: MSFDEFMAVGTAGLFKADIPVVISLPDSVQGLGREGVAARLADMTVTLFSEPGDKNHPGRWETRDIKLREFFADERHLTTPGTWHRVVSNIRNSPADVNAVIGFDAEKLFNYGNRLYAANLWISHQGVFTKNHFDEFENFNIALEGRKRFIIAPPGSRDYYPRSVLSGFGDKSQVFDLDNVDLERFPRVGPKLAQRRDFVLEPGHMLYLPLGWWHQAESLDDMNINVNFWMKSKKILRRPHVLGVALYTYAYRRAKGVYSYKPTEVNS, from the coding sequence ATGTCCTTCGACGAGTTTATGGCGGTCGGCACCGCCGGCCTGTTCAAGGCCGACATACCCGTGGTGATCAGCCTGCCGGACAGCGTGCAGGGGCTCGGCCGGGAGGGCGTGGCGGCCCGCCTGGCCGACATGACCGTCACCCTATTCAGCGAGCCGGGCGACAAGAACCACCCCGGCCGCTGGGAGACCCGCGACATCAAGCTCCGCGAGTTCTTCGCCGACGAACGCCACCTGACCACCCCGGGGACGTGGCACCGCGTGGTGTCGAACATCCGCAACAGCCCGGCCGACGTGAACGCCGTCATCGGCTTCGACGCGGAGAAACTCTTCAACTACGGCAACCGGCTGTACGCGGCCAACCTGTGGATCAGTCACCAGGGCGTGTTCACCAAGAACCACTTCGACGAGTTCGAGAACTTCAACATCGCCCTCGAGGGCCGCAAGCGGTTCATCATCGCGCCGCCCGGATCGAGGGACTACTACCCGCGGTCGGTCCTGAGCGGGTTCGGGGACAAGTCGCAGGTCTTCGACCTCGACAACGTCGACCTCGAGCGCTTCCCGCGGGTGGGTCCCAAGCTCGCCCAGCGCCGGGACTTCGTCCTCGAACCGGGCCACATGCTCTACCTGCCGCTGGGCTGGTGGCATCAGGCCGAGTCGCTGGACGACATGAACATCAACGTCAATTTCTGGATGAAGTCGAAGAAGATCCTTCGCAGGCCGCACGTGCTCGGCGTCGCGCTCTACACGTACGCGTACCGGCGAGCCAAGGGTGTCTACAGCTACAAGCCGACCGAGGTCAATTCCTGA
- a CDS encoding aminopeptidase P family protein, with translation MMSDDQAKASHRGIPQNTEFREFIASGWANDDRAPTPRAEVAEYAAQRRETVSQRFPSERLVIPAGGLKVRSNDTDHTFRPHTAFAHLTGIGAAAEPDSVLVLDPRPDGGHEAILYFRPLAPRDSEEFYADSRFGEFWVGPRPTLADMESQLGLTARHLDSLKDDLAKDVGAGLRVVRLSDPRVADLVHSIRDQARLAESVQQQQEAEAQAEADEELARYLSGLRLVKDEWEIGEMRAAIAATHRAFEGIIAALPEAVRKGRGERWIEGVFGLYSRHEGNGVGYESICASGDHANTIHWTKNTGDIRKGDLMLIDAGIEIDSLYTADITRSLPVNGHFTDVQRKIYDAVFEAQQAGMDAVKPGNKFSDIHAAANEVIARRLHEWGLLPEGVTLEQTLDREHGGWHRRWMVHGTSHHLGMDVHDCQLLLRKDYMDGELQPGMVLTVEPGLYFKADDLLAPAEFRGIGVRIEDNVLVTPDGCENLSAAMPRTSGEVEEWMARIWAS, from the coding sequence ATGATGAGCGACGATCAGGCGAAGGCAAGCCACCGCGGCATCCCTCAGAACACCGAGTTCCGCGAGTTCATCGCCTCAGGATGGGCGAACGACGACCGGGCACCCACTCCCCGCGCGGAGGTCGCCGAATACGCCGCCCAACGGCGGGAGACCGTGTCCCAGCGGTTCCCCAGCGAGCGGCTCGTCATCCCCGCCGGCGGTCTGAAGGTGCGCAGCAACGACACCGACCACACCTTCCGCCCGCACACCGCCTTCGCGCATCTGACCGGCATCGGCGCCGCCGCCGAGCCCGACAGCGTGCTGGTCCTCGACCCACGTCCGGACGGCGGCCATGAAGCGATCCTTTACTTCCGGCCGCTGGCGCCGCGGGACAGCGAGGAGTTCTACGCCGACTCCCGCTTCGGCGAGTTCTGGGTCGGCCCGCGTCCCACCTTGGCGGACATGGAATCGCAGCTCGGCCTGACCGCACGGCACCTCGACTCTCTCAAGGACGACCTCGCCAAGGACGTTGGCGCCGGTCTCCGAGTGGTCCGGCTTAGCGATCCCCGCGTCGCCGACCTGGTCCATTCGATCCGGGACCAGGCCCGCCTGGCCGAGTCCGTGCAGCAGCAGCAGGAGGCGGAGGCGCAGGCGGAGGCAGACGAGGAACTGGCCCGTTACCTCTCCGGATTACGGCTCGTCAAGGACGAGTGGGAGATCGGCGAGATGCGTGCGGCCATCGCCGCCACCCACCGAGCCTTCGAGGGAATCATCGCTGCGCTGCCCGAAGCGGTGCGCAAAGGGCGTGGTGAGCGGTGGATCGAGGGCGTCTTCGGCCTGTACTCCCGGCACGAGGGCAACGGCGTCGGGTACGAGTCGATCTGTGCGTCGGGCGACCACGCCAACACCATCCACTGGACCAAGAATACCGGCGACATCAGAAAGGGTGACCTGATGCTAATCGACGCCGGTATCGAGATCGACTCGCTGTACACCGCCGACATCACGCGTAGCCTCCCGGTGAACGGCCACTTCACAGACGTGCAGCGCAAGATTTATGACGCGGTCTTCGAGGCGCAGCAGGCCGGCATGGACGCAGTGAAGCCCGGCAACAAGTTCAGCGACATCCACGCCGCCGCCAACGAGGTCATAGCGCGTCGCCTTCACGAGTGGGGCCTGTTGCCCGAGGGGGTCACGCTCGAACAGACCCTGGACCGTGAGCACGGCGGCTGGCACCGCCGATGGATGGTCCACGGCACCTCGCACCACCTAGGCATGGACGTGCACGACTGTCAGCTTCTGTTACGCAAGGACTACATGGACGGTGAACTTCAGCCCGGCATGGTCCTCACCGTCGAGCCGGGCTTGTACTTCAAAGCTGACGACCTTCTGGCGCCCGCCGAGTTCCGAGGCATCGGCGTCCGCATCGAGGACAACGTGCTGGTGACCCCCGACGGGTGCGAGAACCTATCCGCCGCGATGCCCCGTACCTCTGGCGAGGTCGAGGAGTGGATGGCCCGGATCTGGGCGTCTTGA
- a CDS encoding aminotransferase class I/II-fold pyridoxal phosphate-dependent enzyme encodes MSERKTITPTHRYRNNDKLIGVGNTFWNMSEEHGVAGIVGDLTDGVFRMADGHEFVNFTVCSYLDLDTHPKVIDGAVDALRRFGVLDHCIPRTRVQTSVLLELEESLGELFGAMVISAISTAAASTGLLPLISSGHLGNGTRPLMVFDKNAHVSLANAKPSCADETEVVTCRHHDLDYLEDMCRTYERVCYVVDGSDSLGGYAPVDELAVLQDKYNLMVFYDDSHSLSAYGERGIGYVRSHSPVLDERTITVATLSKGFGAGGTAILLDGYPRETRRIIERFAGPLGYSQKMNAAAVGAALASADIHRTDELTRLQGRLRSNIALFDSLIATEQSGSTYPIRLVPMSDETVISAGQQVFEAGFYVSPVFFPIVARGTAGLRVMLRAGQTEDQIRTLCSALRAAGAREAAASSEPVLR; translated from the coding sequence ATGAGCGAGCGCAAGACGATCACGCCCACCCACCGGTACCGCAACAACGACAAGCTCATCGGTGTGGGCAACACCTTCTGGAACATGTCCGAGGAGCACGGGGTCGCCGGCATCGTCGGCGATCTCACCGACGGCGTGTTCCGCATGGCCGACGGCCATGAGTTCGTGAACTTCACAGTCTGTTCCTACCTGGACCTGGACACCCACCCGAAGGTCATCGACGGCGCGGTGGACGCGCTGCGCCGCTTCGGCGTCCTGGACCATTGCATCCCCCGTACCCGCGTCCAGACCTCGGTGCTGCTGGAGCTGGAGGAGTCGCTAGGCGAGCTGTTCGGCGCGATGGTGATCAGTGCCATCTCCACCGCGGCCGCCAGCACCGGCCTGCTGCCTCTGATCTCCTCGGGGCACCTGGGCAACGGCACGCGGCCGCTGATGGTCTTCGACAAGAACGCCCACGTGTCGTTGGCCAACGCCAAGCCGAGCTGCGCCGACGAGACCGAGGTGGTGACCTGCCGCCACCACGACCTCGACTACCTCGAGGACATGTGCCGCACCTACGAGCGCGTCTGCTACGTGGTGGACGGCTCGGACAGCCTCGGCGGCTACGCGCCCGTCGACGAGCTGGCCGTGCTTCAGGACAAGTACAACCTGATGGTCTTCTACGACGACTCGCACTCGCTGTCGGCCTACGGCGAGCGGGGCATCGGCTACGTCCGCTCGCACTCCCCCGTGCTGGACGAGCGGACCATCACCGTGGCGACGCTCAGCAAGGGTTTCGGTGCCGGCGGCACGGCAATCCTGCTGGACGGATACCCGCGGGAGACCCGGCGGATCATCGAGCGTTTCGCGGGTCCGCTCGGCTACTCGCAGAAGATGAACGCCGCCGCGGTGGGTGCCGCGCTCGCCTCGGCCGACATCCACCGCACCGACGAGCTCACCCGGCTCCAGGGACGGCTGCGGTCCAACATCGCGCTGTTCGACTCGCTGATCGCGACCGAGCAGTCCGGCAGCACCTACCCGATCCGGCTGGTGCCGATGAGCGACGAGACGGTCATCTCCGCCGGGCAGCAGGTGTTCGAGGCCGGGTTCTACGTCTCGCCGGTGTTCTTCCCGATCGTCGCCCGCGGCACCGCGGGACTGAGGGTGATGCTGCGTGCGGGACAGACCGAGGACCAGATCCGCACGCTGTGTTCCGCGCTCAGGGCGGCGGGGGCGCGCGAGGCGGCCGCGTCGTCCGAACCGGTCCTCCGATGA
- a CDS encoding MaoC family dehydratase, whose protein sequence is MTLRRVQDNEYVEEHGGDYEDFEPGMVIRHWPGRTLSEADNTWLTLLTMNQHPLHFDRHYGAGTGYGRVLVNSGITLCLIGGMTVQALSARAVANLGWDRVRLKDPVFVGDTLYATSRILHKRLSRSRPGEGIITVETTGTKSTGETVIVFERSFLVRCREQAERVITEATESDRIE, encoded by the coding sequence ATGACGCTGCGCCGAGTCCAGGACAACGAATACGTCGAGGAGCACGGCGGGGACTACGAGGACTTCGAGCCGGGAATGGTGATCCGCCATTGGCCGGGCCGCACCCTCTCCGAGGCCGACAACACCTGGTTGACCCTGCTGACCATGAATCAGCACCCCCTGCATTTCGACCGGCACTACGGTGCAGGCACCGGATACGGGCGGGTCCTCGTCAACAGCGGCATCACGCTGTGCCTGATCGGCGGGATGACCGTGCAGGCGCTGTCCGCAAGAGCCGTGGCGAACCTGGGCTGGGACAGGGTCCGCCTGAAGGACCCGGTCTTCGTCGGGGACACGCTCTACGCGACGAGCCGGATCCTGCACAAGCGGCTGTCCAGATCCCGGCCGGGCGAGGGCATCATCACCGTGGAAACGACGGGCACGAAGTCGACCGGGGAGACCGTCATCGTCTTCGAACGGTCCTTCCTGGTCCGCTGCCGCGAGCAAGCAGAGCGAGTGATCACCGAGGCCACCGAATCTGACAGGATTGAATGA
- a CDS encoding MFS transporter, with protein MSTSSSTGTASPGRLKRFSGGRTKQRPQLGRDFNRLWWAMAVSAIGDGATIAAAPLLATRLTDDPRLIGAASVAVTVPFVLFGIPMGLLIDRVDIRATMVRVDLARAVILAVLAVGILGGWGGLPLLYTCMFLLGVGEVFSRNAAQTFLPFIAPKSGLTTANARVMAVEEAGTGFVGPLVGAVLFGVAVALPFGLDAATFLVSAVLISRIRRSRPPGARPDRTGMLSEMMAGAKWLWRHHLLRTLALLSCLINLAGNAMLAVLVVHTVKVLHLSPFGYGVLLSCQAAGAVLASRFAPRLIDRLGREGALVATVALIATSEAVLATVPSAYAAGAALALFACGTVTWNVVAVVLRQTLVPEHLLGRANSVYRLIAWGGLPIGAAAGGIVAAEAGTAAVFGAGAAVMAVIALGLLEGARRRWITRAVQETTPPCD; from the coding sequence ATGAGCACGAGCTCGTCCACCGGTACGGCGTCACCGGGCCGGCTGAAGCGCTTCTCCGGCGGCCGAACCAAGCAGCGGCCGCAGCTGGGGCGCGACTTCAACCGGCTGTGGTGGGCCATGGCCGTGTCCGCGATCGGCGACGGCGCCACGATCGCCGCGGCGCCCCTGCTGGCCACCCGGCTGACCGACGATCCGCGCCTGATCGGCGCCGCCTCGGTCGCCGTGACCGTGCCGTTCGTGCTGTTCGGCATCCCCATGGGACTGCTAATCGACCGCGTCGACATCCGCGCGACCATGGTGCGGGTCGACCTGGCCCGGGCCGTCATCCTCGCCGTGCTCGCCGTGGGCATCCTCGGCGGCTGGGGCGGGCTGCCGCTGCTGTACACGTGCATGTTCCTGCTCGGCGTCGGCGAGGTCTTCTCCCGCAACGCCGCCCAGACCTTCCTGCCCTTCATCGCCCCTAAGTCCGGGCTCACCACCGCCAACGCCCGGGTCATGGCGGTGGAGGAGGCGGGCACCGGCTTCGTCGGCCCGCTCGTCGGCGCGGTTCTGTTCGGTGTGGCGGTCGCCCTGCCGTTCGGCCTGGACGCGGCCACCTTCCTGGTCTCCGCCGTACTGATCAGCCGCATCCGCCGCAGCCGGCCGCCCGGTGCCCGGCCGGACCGCACCGGCATGCTGTCGGAGATGATGGCCGGCGCCAAATGGCTGTGGCGCCATCACCTCCTGCGCACCCTCGCCTTGCTGTCCTGCCTGATCAACCTAGCCGGGAACGCGATGCTCGCCGTCCTCGTCGTGCACACCGTCAAGGTGCTGCACCTCAGTCCCTTCGGCTACGGCGTCCTGCTCTCCTGCCAGGCCGCGGGCGCGGTCCTGGCATCCCGGTTCGCGCCGCGGCTGATCGACCGCCTCGGCCGGGAAGGCGCGCTGGTCGCCACCGTCGCCCTGATCGCCACGAGCGAGGCCGTGCTGGCCACGGTGCCGTCGGCGTACGCGGCCGGCGCGGCCCTCGCGCTGTTCGCCTGTGGCACCGTGACGTGGAACGTCGTCGCCGTGGTGCTGCGGCAGACCCTGGTGCCCGAGCACCTGCTCGGGCGGGCCAACAGCGTGTACCGTCTCATCGCCTGGGGAGGGCTGCCCATCGGTGCGGCGGCGGGCGGCATCGTCGCGGCCGAAGCGGGGACCGCCGCCGTGTTCGGCGCTGGCGCCGCCGTCATGGCGGTCATCGCGCTGGGGCTCCTCGAGGGCGCCCGCCGCCGGTGGATCACCCGTGCCGTGCAGGAGACGACCCCGCCATGCGACTGA
- a CDS encoding acetaldehyde dehydrogenase (acetylating) — MTELAESRSGAVDPVRVAVIGTGAIGQDLVSKIHRSSVLDCRLVAGRNPDSAGLRRAANLGYPTTAGGIEAVLAAGSPFDVVFDATSAASHRKHWRLLEPLGTVVVDMTPSNIGQMVVPTVTGIQAGTGRNVNLISCGGQASVPVVHALATNFRVTYFEVVSTVASAVAGRATRMNLDEYVATTGHAVTTFSGVSDVKAILNISPAVPPATFRTAVHARIDGADAAVVRAVLDPVAEQMRTFAPGYEITGCTVIGDRVTVALQVTANSDVLPVYAGNLDIINSAAIMVAEQHAAALHRTRREAAR, encoded by the coding sequence ATGACGGAGCTGGCCGAATCTCGATCCGGCGCCGTCGACCCGGTGCGCGTCGCCGTGATCGGCACCGGCGCGATCGGTCAGGACCTGGTCAGCAAGATTCATCGCTCGTCGGTGCTGGACTGCCGGCTTGTCGCCGGGCGCAACCCGGATTCGGCGGGACTGCGGCGCGCCGCGAACCTCGGCTACCCCACCACCGCCGGCGGGATCGAGGCGGTGCTGGCCGCCGGATCCCCGTTCGACGTCGTTTTCGACGCGACGAGCGCGGCGTCGCACCGTAAGCACTGGCGCCTACTGGAACCGCTGGGCACGGTCGTCGTCGACATGACGCCCAGCAACATCGGACAGATGGTGGTGCCCACCGTCACCGGGATCCAGGCGGGCACCGGACGCAACGTCAATCTGATCAGCTGCGGCGGTCAGGCGTCCGTACCCGTCGTGCACGCGCTCGCGACGAACTTCCGCGTGACGTACTTCGAGGTGGTCTCCACGGTGGCGAGTGCCGTCGCGGGCCGTGCCACGAGGATGAACCTCGACGAGTACGTGGCGACCACGGGTCACGCCGTCACGACGTTCTCCGGGGTCTCCGACGTCAAGGCCATCCTCAACATCAGCCCGGCGGTACCGCCGGCGACGTTCCGGACGGCGGTCCACGCCCGGATCGACGGTGCCGACGCCGCGGTGGTGCGGGCCGTGCTCGACCCGGTGGCCGAGCAGATGCGCACGTTCGCCCCCGGGTACGAGATCACCGGTTGCACGGTGATCGGCGACCGGGTGACGGTCGCGCTGCAGGTCACGGCGAACAGCGACGTGCTTCCGGTGTACGCCGGGAACCTGGACATCATCAATTCCGCCGCCATCATGGTGGCCGAGCAACACGCGGCCGCGTTGCACCGGACCCGTCGGGAGGCGGCCCGATGA
- a CDS encoding integrase core domain-containing protein yields MIRARSVATVSESADSRKSASRQDVGAHRFPAATPGRRGRTESANLNGRFRDEFLTCEQFNTLLEAQVLAEDWRIEYNTYRPHGSLDWLTPDALHSRWITNRQPALS; encoded by the coding sequence GTGATTCGGGCCAGGAGCGTCGCTACCGTTTCGGAAAGCGCCGACAGCCGGAAATCGGCTTCGCGCCAGGACGTCGGTGCTCACCGGTTCCCTGCTGCGACCCCGGGTCGACGTGGCAGAACGGAATCTGCGAATCTCAACGGCCGATTCCGCGACGAGTTCCTCACCTGCGAACAGTTCAACACTCTGCTCGAAGCCCAGGTCCTGGCGGAAGACTGGCGCATCGAGTACAACACCTACCGACCCCACGGCTCCCTGGACTGGCTCACCCCCGACGCCCTCCACAGCCGATGGATCACCAACCGGCAACCAGCACTCTCGTAG
- the dmpG gene encoding 4-hydroxy-2-oxovalerate aldolase has protein sequence MRNVVIHDPTLRDGQHAVKHQLGADALRRYAEAADTARIPVVEVGHGNGLGASSFQVGSAAVSDDEMLSTVRESLRHSRMGVFMLPGWGTCGDLRKAIDHGADVVRIGVHATESSLAERHLGFLREAGAEAHCVLMMSHMASPAELAEHAAQAVGFGAQGVGIMDSAGHFLSSDVTARISAMVDAVGTVPVIFHGHNNLGMAVANSVAAVDAGASIIDGCARGFGAGAGNTQLEVLVPVLERHGYATGIDLYALLDAADLAERELMPAPPVTASMSIVSGLAGVFSGFKHRVVELSALAGVDPRDVFFELGRRQSIAGQEDLIVDVVAELSARQTTR, from the coding sequence ATGAGGAACGTGGTGATTCACGACCCGACGCTGCGGGACGGTCAGCACGCGGTCAAGCACCAGCTCGGAGCGGACGCTCTACGCCGTTATGCGGAGGCCGCGGACACGGCCCGGATTCCGGTGGTGGAGGTCGGCCACGGCAACGGCCTGGGCGCGTCGTCGTTCCAGGTCGGGTCGGCGGCGGTGAGCGACGACGAGATGCTGTCGACGGTCCGGGAGTCGCTCCGGCACAGCCGGATGGGCGTCTTCATGCTGCCGGGCTGGGGCACCTGCGGCGACCTCCGCAAGGCGATCGACCACGGCGCGGACGTCGTCCGCATCGGTGTGCACGCCACCGAGTCGTCACTGGCGGAGCGGCACCTGGGCTTCCTGCGCGAAGCCGGGGCCGAGGCGCATTGCGTGCTGATGATGAGCCACATGGCGTCGCCGGCCGAGCTGGCCGAGCACGCCGCGCAGGCCGTCGGGTTCGGCGCGCAGGGCGTGGGCATCATGGACTCCGCCGGTCACTTCCTTTCCTCGGACGTCACCGCACGGATCTCCGCCATGGTCGACGCGGTCGGGACCGTCCCGGTGATCTTCCACGGGCACAACAACCTCGGCATGGCCGTGGCCAACTCGGTCGCCGCGGTCGACGCCGGAGCCTCGATCATCGACGGCTGCGCCCGCGGCTTCGGCGCCGGGGCGGGCAACACCCAGCTCGAGGTGCTGGTGCCGGTGCTGGAACGCCACGGGTACGCGACGGGCATCGACCTGTACGCGCTGCTCGACGCCGCCGACCTCGCCGAGCGGGAGCTCATGCCCGCACCACCGGTCACCGCCTCGATGAGCATCGTCAGCGGGCTGGCGGGAGTGTTCTCCGGATTCAAGCACCGGGTCGTCGAGCTGTCGGCACTCGCGGGCGTCGACCCCCGCGACGTGTTCTTCGAACTCGGCCGGCGGCAGTCCATCGCCGGTCAGGAGGACCTGATCGTGGACGTGGTGGCGGAGCTGAGCGCCCGCCAGACCACCCGATGA
- a CDS encoding ornithine cyclodeaminase family protein, which translates to MTALTMVGAEDMSGSRRMTRVIDTLGEMFVDLAAGRTRSPARTVIEHGDQRVLLVSPAVWERRGVGSVKITTLTPGNPERGLPLIHGLVALTDLETGQVTALLDGAELTAVRTGAVAALATRSCTADDADDLTVIGAGVQARALIRALAAVRPIRSVRIFSRTRARAEQLADWAQEAVGPIRATVCDSVKAAVADAAIVCTATSTDDSRPLVEAGWLARGVHVNVIGGTHPDAVELEPATLASAVTLVEDRTAALDGAGEVRAALAASLIGEDDLHELGRLVGGEIIVGGRTSVLRTVGMAIEDTAAAVALSASPASWGRTDGNA; encoded by the coding sequence ATGACCGCGCTGACGATGGTCGGCGCCGAGGACATGTCGGGCTCGCGGCGGATGACGCGTGTCATCGACACGCTCGGCGAGATGTTCGTGGACCTGGCCGCCGGCCGGACCCGGTCGCCCGCCCGGACCGTCATCGAGCACGGTGACCAGCGGGTGCTGCTCGTCAGCCCCGCCGTGTGGGAGAGGAGAGGGGTGGGCAGCGTCAAGATCACCACACTCACCCCCGGCAACCCGGAACGCGGACTGCCACTGATCCACGGGCTCGTCGCCCTCACCGACCTGGAGACCGGACAGGTCACCGCCCTCCTGGACGGCGCCGAGCTGACCGCCGTCCGCACCGGCGCGGTCGCCGCACTGGCGACCCGGTCGTGCACCGCCGACGACGCCGACGACCTGACGGTCATCGGTGCGGGCGTGCAGGCGCGAGCCCTGATCCGGGCGTTGGCGGCGGTACGGCCGATCCGCAGCGTACGGATCTTCTCGCGGACGCGTGCCCGCGCCGAGCAGCTCGCCGACTGGGCCCAGGAGGCGGTCGGGCCGATCCGCGCCACCGTCTGCGACTCCGTGAAGGCTGCGGTCGCCGACGCGGCGATCGTCTGCACCGCCACCTCGACCGACGACAGCAGACCGCTGGTGGAGGCGGGCTGGCTGGCCCGCGGAGTGCACGTCAACGTGATCGGCGGCACCCACCCGGACGCCGTCGAACTGGAGCCGGCCACCCTGGCCAGCGCGGTGACCCTCGTGGAGGATCGCACCGCCGCGCTGGACGGCGCGGGTGAGGTGCGGGCCGCCCTCGCCGCCAGCCTGATCGGCGAGGACGACCTGCACGAGCTGGGCAGGCTGGTCGGTGGCGAGATCATCGTCGGCGGCCGGACCTCGGTGCTGCGCACCGTCGGCATGGCCATCGAGGACACCGCCGCCGCCGTGGCTCTGAGCGCTTCGCCGGCGTCATGGGGAAGGACGGACGGAAATGCGTGA
- a CDS encoding HpcH/HpaI aldolase/citrate lyase family protein has protein sequence MTGPTRAIPRSILYTPAISLDRVVKAWSYDADVHLIDLEDSVPPAAKPDARAVCRAALEKAPSPGNVAVRMNELGSADAVHDLVMLTDSPVRPGIVMMTMVTSAAEVTLLRRILASAGAHPEIYVTVETVEAITGLDAITEAADGLVLGSADLAATLGVEITWEAMLAARQAMALACARYGTACIDTANFRLSEPEVLAEETARVRALGFHGKATVHPSELQVINGTLRPQPDELRLARRVVRAVGAANGGIAILDGNMVGPPFARVARATVAREDAWTARFGDGGAG, from the coding sequence ATGACGGGCCCCACCCGGGCGATTCCGCGCAGCATTCTCTACACCCCGGCGATCTCGCTGGATCGGGTGGTGAAGGCGTGGTCCTATGACGCCGACGTCCACCTGATCGATCTGGAGGACTCCGTGCCGCCGGCCGCGAAGCCGGACGCCCGCGCGGTGTGCCGGGCGGCGCTGGAGAAGGCGCCGAGCCCGGGGAACGTCGCCGTACGCATGAACGAGCTGGGCAGCGCCGACGCGGTGCACGACCTGGTGATGCTCACCGACAGCCCCGTACGGCCCGGCATCGTCATGATGACGATGGTGACCTCGGCGGCGGAGGTGACGCTGCTGCGCCGGATCCTGGCCTCGGCGGGCGCGCATCCGGAGATCTACGTGACGGTGGAGACGGTGGAGGCGATCACCGGCCTCGACGCGATCACCGAGGCGGCCGACGGCCTGGTGCTCGGCTCGGCCGACCTGGCCGCCACGCTCGGAGTGGAGATCACCTGGGAGGCCATGCTCGCCGCCCGCCAGGCGATGGCCCTCGCCTGCGCCCGGTACGGCACCGCCTGCATCGACACCGCCAACTTCCGGCTCTCCGAGCCGGAGGTCCTCGCCGAGGAGACCGCCCGGGTGCGGGCGCTCGGCTTCCACGGCAAGGCGACGGTGCACCCGAGCGAGCTCCAGGTGATCAACGGAACTCTGCGGCCCCAGCCCGACGAGCTTCGACTGGCACGCCGGGTGGTGCGGGCCGTCGGTGCCGCCAACGGCGGGATCGCGATCCTGGACGGGAACATGGTGGGCCCGCCGTTCGCCCGAGTGGCCCGTGCCACGGTGGCGCGTGAGGATGCCTGGACGGCCCGGTTCGGCGACGGCGGCGCCGGATGA